One genomic segment of Catalinimonas alkaloidigena includes these proteins:
- a CDS encoding SDR family NAD(P)-dependent oxidoreductase: protein MKKVVVVTGCNGGIGSASCTKFKSEGWMVIGIDVRKVENQAGLDRFIQADIVDVDQINTLAQSIQKQEGRVDAIVNNAALQVCKPFQETKVEEWDQVINVNMRAPFFLVSALYDLLKENKGAVVNVSSVHAIATSKNILAYAASKGGLTTLTRSLAVECADDGVRVNAVLPGAVDTTMLRDGLKRGHVKGSSEDSLVRALGLKHLIGRVGQPEEIAEAIYYLADSSKSSFITGQCITIDGGATIKLSTE, encoded by the coding sequence ATGAAGAAAGTAGTAGTCGTAACAGGATGTAATGGCGGCATTGGAAGTGCCAGCTGTACCAAATTTAAATCTGAGGGCTGGATGGTTATAGGTATTGATGTTCGTAAAGTAGAGAATCAGGCCGGATTAGATAGGTTTATTCAGGCAGATATTGTGGATGTTGACCAGATCAATACTTTAGCTCAATCCATACAGAAACAGGAAGGTAGAGTAGATGCAATTGTAAACAATGCTGCTCTTCAGGTTTGCAAGCCGTTTCAGGAGACGAAAGTGGAAGAGTGGGATCAGGTGATTAATGTTAATATGCGTGCCCCTTTCTTTTTAGTAAGCGCTTTGTATGACCTGCTAAAGGAAAATAAAGGAGCTGTTGTCAATGTAAGCTCAGTACATGCGATAGCTACTTCTAAAAATATATTGGCTTATGCAGCTAGTAAAGGAGGATTAACAACATTAACGCGTTCTCTTGCGGTAGAATGTGCAGATGATGGGGTGAGAGTCAATGCAGTATTACCAGGAGCAGTTGACACAACTATGTTGAGAGATGGACTAAAAAGAGGGCATGTAAAAGGAAGTTCTGAAGATTCCCTGGTAAGAGCTTTAGGCTTAAAGCACCTGATAGGTAGAGTAGGACAACCAGAAGAAATAGCTGAAGCAATATATTATTTAGCTGATAGTAGCAAATCTTCCTTTATTACTGGTCAGTGTATTACCATTGATGGTGGAGCCACGATTAAATTAAGTACTGAATAA
- a CDS encoding 6-hydroxymethylpterin diphosphokinase MptE-like protein, producing the protein MKLFSPKKEWYVLKDAIQNYRENRYKPLDYYIWKNQYAERLKRFKDIHKGEDCFIIGNGPSLNKIDIEKLNDYYTFGLNKIYLINKNKNLKIDYLASINPYVIEQSIEQFKSMDLEVFLSLQSCIEKELKIESGINYLNIKRGIQFSRDCSTHVGAGHTVTFTAMQLAYYMGFKRVFLVGIDHNFFQTGKPNEEQVLTGDDINHFDNNYFSGQKWQLADLEGSEAAYSLAKYYFNKDEKQIIDATYEGKLTIFPKISYHEALTMANKKLK; encoded by the coding sequence ATGAAATTATTTTCTCCAAAAAAAGAATGGTATGTACTTAAAGATGCTATTCAAAACTACAGGGAAAATCGTTATAAGCCTCTGGATTATTATATCTGGAAAAATCAATACGCAGAACGATTAAAAAGATTCAAAGATATTCACAAAGGAGAAGACTGTTTCATTATTGGCAATGGGCCTTCTTTAAATAAGATAGACATAGAAAAGCTGAATGATTATTACACCTTTGGGCTGAATAAAATATACCTGATTAATAAAAATAAAAATTTAAAAATTGACTATTTAGCTTCTATCAATCCCTATGTAATTGAGCAAAGTATAGAACAGTTTAAGTCAATGGATCTAGAGGTATTTTTATCTTTACAATCTTGTATTGAGAAGGAGCTTAAAATTGAGAGTGGAATAAATTATCTTAATATAAAAAGAGGGATTCAATTTTCAAGGGATTGTAGTACACATGTTGGTGCAGGGCATACTGTAACCTTTACTGCTATGCAGTTGGCATATTATATGGGGTTCAAAAGAGTTTTTTTAGTAGGTATTGACCATAATTTCTTTCAGACTGGAAAGCCTAATGAGGAGCAAGTATTAACGGGAGATGATATTAATCATTTTGATAATAATTATTTTAGTGGTCAAAAATGGCAATTAGCTGACCTAGAAGGAAGTGAAGCTGCATATTCACTTGCAAAGTATTATTTTAATAAAGATGAAAAACAAATAATTGATGCTACATATGAAGGTAAATTAACCATCTTCCCCAAAATATCATATCATGAAGCTCTAACAATGGCTAATAAGAAACTAAAATAG
- a CDS encoding sulfotransferase, with the protein MIEKALFFNFFQKKLTFLLHTIYTLLGRNQKISILLYASRRGGSTLLAQSIAAKRSISIIDQPFDLWKPDTERGKIITSHIPAKAMSQFFELSPVEKSQVNHYLNSIYQRKLNQLADRPNSSQFVLKIVNAHGLIDELSDMVPSRSVALIRHPCAQASSVVRNKWGTCEEPFLYSTDWAKKYLSPAQLAFGLKISKEGSYFSKAVLNWCLEWQYPLKYAASEYYLIRYEDLIISPEPTIKKLFNFLHLNHVEEAISVLKKPSNSSSFSTEATLEDIEKGTKENLLSNWRKYLSDEAIIEAQQILDIFEIELYHTKHNLPQ; encoded by the coding sequence GTGATAGAAAAAGCTTTATTTTTTAATTTCTTTCAAAAAAAATTAACTTTTCTGCTTCACACTATATACACTCTTTTAGGTAGGAACCAAAAAATTTCTATCCTACTGTATGCAAGCAGACGTGGAGGGTCTACCCTATTGGCCCAGTCAATTGCAGCTAAGCGTAGTATTAGTATCATCGACCAACCTTTTGATCTGTGGAAGCCCGATACGGAGAGGGGTAAAATCATTACCAGTCATATACCAGCCAAGGCCATGAGCCAGTTTTTTGAACTCAGCCCTGTTGAAAAAAGCCAGGTAAACCATTATTTGAACAGCATCTATCAGCGCAAACTCAATCAGTTAGCAGACCGGCCAAATAGTTCTCAGTTTGTTCTAAAAATTGTAAACGCCCACGGACTTATAGATGAATTGAGCGATATGGTACCAAGCCGGTCTGTGGCTTTAATCAGACATCCCTGTGCGCAGGCAAGTTCTGTAGTAAGAAATAAATGGGGAACCTGCGAAGAGCCTTTTCTTTATTCTACAGATTGGGCAAAAAAATACCTGAGTCCGGCGCAATTGGCTTTTGGGTTAAAAATATCAAAGGAAGGGAGCTATTTTTCCAAGGCAGTACTAAACTGGTGTCTTGAATGGCAATATCCCTTAAAATATGCTGCTTCTGAATATTATCTTATCAGGTATGAAGATTTGATCATATCACCGGAGCCAACGATAAAGAAACTTTTTAATTTTCTTCATTTAAACCATGTTGAAGAAGCCATTTCGGTTTTAAAAAAACCGTCAAACTCATCTTCGTTCAGTACCGAGGCTACCCTGGAAGATATTGAGAAAGGGACAAAAGAAAACTTACTGTCCAACTGGCGGAAATATCTTTCAGATGAAGCCATTATAGAAGCTCAGCAAATTTTAGATATCTTTGAAATTGAATTATATCATACAAAGCATAACCTGCCTCAGTAA